In Helicoverpa armigera isolate CAAS_96S chromosome 17, ASM3070526v1, whole genome shotgun sequence, the sequence TAAATTCTAATTTCCTTCTTATTTTTATGTCCCAGGTGTCCACCGAAGTTGGCGGTTGTCATGAGGGTACAGAAGAAACCCATCCTATTATATTTGGCACCATCCCCTTAGTGGGCTTCCAAGATAATATACAGAACCCTCTTCACGATCAAATGCCAGTTCAGGGAGGCAATACTTACCCTCCCCCACCAATCATAAATCAACCGCTATCCAGCTCGCCGTACCCTAATAACAATGCTTACCCCAATAATACGCCTTACCCAGGCGGTGCCCCAGGTTACCCGACCACTCCAAATATGGGCAGAACTTCGCCTTATCCGCAAGGAAATCAGCCTTTCCCCAACGTTTCTCCTTACCCACCGAACCAGCCTTATCCCGGCGGAAATTCGCCTTACCCTGGCGCAAATCCCCCTCCACCTGGAACTTCGCCTTACCCTGGCGCGAATCCCCCTCCTCCTGGCACTTCGCCTTACCCTGGCGCGAATCCCCCTCCTCCTGGCACTTCGCCTTACCCTGGCGCGAATCCCCCTCCTCCTGGCACTTCGCCTTACCCCGGCGCGAATCCCCCTCCTCCTGGCACTTCGCCTTACCCTCAAGGAAGTTCGCCATACTCTCAAGGTAATCCGCCTTACCCGGGTGGTAATCCGCCTTACCCTGCTGGTAATTCTCCTTACCCTACGAATACGCCGTACTCTACGGATAATCCTTCTCATGGGGCGAGTCCCGTGCCTCCGTACCCTGGCGTGGGGCAGAGTCCCGCGCCGCCGTACCCAGCTGTGACGACAACTACTACATTAAAGACGGGTAACTTCGGGTTCATAGCTGGAGGGGATGCTGAAGCCAGTGTGCCACTATTACCGCCAGGAGCCAATGTACCTTATGTAAGTTTTACCTTTATCTGttattcaagattttttaatacatttaggTCGTTTTTGATCTGACGACGCAATAAAGGACACCTGTAGAAAAAAATTATCTTGACTCTAACCTCCGTATCTAATTCTCGTATGCATTTGGCTAATTACATTCACTGTAATATTACAACATTTGATACTCCTTGCAGCCCGCTAGTCCGCCGACGAACCCTTACGCCACTGCCTCCGCGCCTGTGCCGTCTACGCCCGGCACCGATGAGAGTAAGTTACCAATTATTTGAAGCTATCGATATCATTTCAATGTGCGTCAAAGTAGTTAAAGGTACAAATTTTCAACCTTCCATGTCATTGAATATAATTCAGTGCTAAATTACAGGTAAAACGTACATAAAGTCTTTGCCgtaacaatagttatttgttatacaagagtgcaaagttgctttttaaccgcgggctcattttgatgaccgagcaagcgaaggattctaaaattgaaacacgagcgtagcgagtgtttcaataattagaatcctgagcgatagcgagggaatcaaaagggcacaaggtgaaaaatctttgcactcgagtgcaacacgtaacttttcatcccacctcatcgaggaaatgcaaaaaaaacaaaatggcgcgcacgtatgagtatcaaattaaatagaagtacgtattaaagttcatttatttgaaaacgcattttaaaaatgaaataaggtTAAAAacctatgtaaaaacaataatgaaaattacttaattaattgaataattattttaagcagaattttatttatttaatatgtatttgtttgaaaagtcttatcaagatcgTCACAAATGGAggattgcacacgatgttctaaattcaaatcactttgccgctctagaggataaaaacggcttttgcgctcagatatcaaagggtaaaactactctttccgagatggtgggatgaaaaaaatattaatgttagaAAGATCTaaccattttatttaatcaatttgtaaaattataaccTATTACCAAATTAATCGTCAgctcttaaatattaaaaataaaatgtggttATAAGAATGTCAAAAATCTATATTACAGAAAAGCCTCCGTTAGATAACACCCCGGACGCTAACTCAAGCTCTCCGCCTTACAATCCGGATTACATGAAAAATAGCGATAAAAAAGACGAGAAAACTAATTAAAGCTACTAcctcaaatattaaatgttaCGTAATAGTgtcttattcataaaaaaatcgttCTCGTAAGAAAACTATTTACAATACTTCCAAAAAGATTATCGAATTAGCAGACTAATCCTTTTCTGTGCTCGCGAGAATTCTAAAAAgggtaataatttttattatgaatgaGACAGTATAATGAATAAGATACGTATTAACACCTCAATCGTAACTGCATTTACAAGTCATCAACTTATCCATCTATATGTATACGGAGAAAATGCCTATTGTTGGTAAATAAATGCTTGAAAGAAAGCTCTGAAAGGCTGGTCCAATTTCAGAGCTTAAATAAGTTAAGATTAAGTAGATGTGTATGTGAAAAGTGGCATAGTATGATAGCGACTCTACATTTATTACtaagtgaaaattttaataCTGAAGGCACTCAAAGTTTATTTGAaagcatttatttttctaacGTAATATTACAAGAAAAGTAACGACCTCTGATGTGTTTCTAAGATAGAATGATATGATCTCGATTGGTTTAAGTTTTGGAGGGTAGGCAGCTATTGTTTCAAAAACATGCTATGTTCGTCTCATCTCAATGCAACGTAAGCCTACCTAGGATTGAAAAGTTGTTatattaagtaatatttaaattatgatagTAAACGCAACAAtcacaattttaaaacttttaca encodes:
- the LOC126055717 gene encoding arrestin domain-containing protein 17 → MGFDDGQIILDSDNGAYFAGQTVFGRLVFSQGKVKTIHGIFVDIKGFCKVHWTTSHTRRVNDRTETYTVSHDSHEEYFRRKTFLFGGESGDHHLQPGNHEFRFDCPIPVNVPSSFEGSHGHIRYRIKVKMLTTGIFSSNKEKMVPIRVHAPLDLNLNPYCKEPIEYELSSTYCCWCVSAGSSQVMVRLPVGGYCPGQVIPMEVACKNDSNVEIDEIKFAIKKDVTYMAECEPGTRNDHDTVAEIKKGPIPGHTTRNWTVDFEVPAMDIYNVNASRFIDINYHFKVSTEVGGCHEGTEETHPIIFGTIPLVGFQDNIQNPLHDQMPVQGGNTYPPPPIINQPLSSSPYPNNNAYPNNTPYPGGAPGYPTTPNMGRTSPYPQGNQPFPNVSPYPPNQPYPGGNSPYPGANPPPPGTSPYPGANPPPPGTSPYPGANPPPPGTSPYPGANPPPPGTSPYPGANPPPPGTSPYPQGSSPYSQGNPPYPGGNPPYPAGNSPYPTNTPYSTDNPSHGASPVPPYPGVGQSPAPPYPAVTTTTTLKTGNFGFIAGGDAEASVPLLPPGANVPYPASPPTNPYATASAPVPSTPGTDEKKPPLDNTPDANSSSPPYNPDYMKNSDKKDEKTN